The Altererythrobacter sp. CAU 1644 genome has a window encoding:
- the pyrH gene encoding UMP kinase, producing the protein MPMPPMKRILLKLSGEVLMGEQEYGIDPAYVARLAEEVKAARDTGLEVCLVIGGGNIFRGVAGAAKGLDRTTGDYMGMLATVMNALAMQNALEQLGVQTRVQSAIPMSSVCEPYIRRRAERHLQKGRIVIFAAGTGNPFFTTDTGAALRAAEMNCDALLKGTSVDGVYSADPKTNPDATRFDTITYDKVLSDNLKVMDAAAVALCRENDIPIVVFSIRERGNVARVLAGQGVQTIVQEEA; encoded by the coding sequence ATGCCCATGCCACCGATGAAACGCATCCTCCTGAAGCTTTCGGGCGAGGTGCTGATGGGCGAGCAGGAATATGGCATCGATCCGGCCTATGTGGCGCGCCTCGCCGAGGAAGTGAAAGCGGCACGGGACACCGGGCTGGAAGTCTGCCTGGTGATTGGCGGCGGCAATATCTTTCGCGGCGTAGCCGGTGCCGCCAAGGGCCTCGACCGCACTACCGGTGACTACATGGGCATGCTCGCGACCGTCATGAACGCGCTGGCGATGCAGAACGCACTCGAGCAGCTCGGCGTCCAGACGCGGGTGCAATCGGCGATCCCGATGTCCTCGGTCTGCGAGCCCTACATCCGGCGCCGCGCCGAACGACACCTGCAGAAGGGTCGCATCGTGATCTTCGCGGCCGGCACCGGCAATCCGTTCTTCACCACCGATACCGGCGCCGCCCTACGCGCTGCCGAAATGAATTGCGACGCGCTGCTCAAAGGGACCAGCGTCGATGGGGTCTACAGCGCCGATCCCAAGACCAACCCCGATGCGACGCGTTTCGACACGATCACCTACGACAAGGTGTTGTCCGATAATCTCAAGGTGATGGATGCGGCGGCAGTCGCCCTTTGCCGCGAGAACGACATTCCGATAGTGGTCTTCTCGATCCGCGAAAGAGGGAATGTCGCCCGCGTCCTGGCAGGGCAGGGTGTCCAGACGATTGTACAAGAGGAAGCCTGA
- the tsf gene encoding translation elongation factor Ts, protein MADFTVADVKALREKTGAGMMDAKKALSEAGGDIEAAVDALRAKGLATAQKKSSRTAAEGLVGVAVEGTNGVAVEVNSETDFVAKNDKFQDFVRKTTQVALGVAGNDVEALKAAAYPDGGTVADKLTDNVATIGENQQVRRMKSVAVSQGAVVPYVHNAAADGLGKIGVLVALESAASADVLEPLGKQLAMHIASMFPQALDADSLDAEVIERERKIAAEKAAESGKPAEVQEKMVEGAVKKFAKENALLSQAFVMDNKLTVAEAVAKAGKDAGSEIVLKDYVRFQLGEGIEKEESDFAAEVAAAVAG, encoded by the coding sequence ATGGCCGATTTCACCGTCGCCGATGTGAAGGCCCTGCGCGAAAAAACCGGCGCGGGCATGATGGATGCCAAGAAGGCGTTGAGCGAAGCTGGTGGCGATATCGAAGCCGCGGTTGACGCGCTTCGCGCCAAGGGCCTTGCCACCGCCCAGAAGAAGTCGAGCCGCACCGCGGCCGAAGGCCTCGTCGGCGTGGCCGTCGAAGGCACCAACGGCGTGGCTGTCGAAGTCAATTCGGAAACCGACTTTGTTGCCAAGAACGACAAGTTCCAGGACTTCGTCCGCAAGACCACCCAGGTCGCGCTCGGCGTTGCCGGAAACGATGTCGAAGCGCTCAAGGCGGCTGCCTACCCCGATGGCGGTACGGTTGCCGACAAGTTGACCGACAACGTCGCCACCATCGGCGAGAACCAGCAGGTTCGCCGCATGAAGAGCGTCGCCGTGTCGCAGGGTGCGGTCGTTCCTTACGTTCACAACGCTGCCGCCGACGGCCTCGGTAAGATCGGTGTTCTGGTTGCCCTCGAAAGCGCGGCTTCGGCCGACGTGCTCGAGCCGCTGGGCAAGCAGCTTGCGATGCACATCGCATCGATGTTCCCGCAGGCACTCGACGCCGATAGCCTCGACGCCGAAGTGATCGAGCGCGAGCGCAAGATCGCGGCAGAAAAGGCAGCCGAAAGCGGCAAGCCGGCCGAAGTCCAGGAAAAGATGGTCGAAGGCGCGGTGAAGAAGTTCGCCAAGGAAAACGCCCTGCTCAGCCAGGCTTTCGTGATGGACAACAAGCTGACCGTCGCTGAAGCCGTCGCCAAGGCGGGCAAGGACGCGGGCAGCGAAATCGTGCTCAAGGATTACGTCCGCTTCCAGCTCGGCGAAGGCATCGAGAAGGAAGAAAGCGACTTCGCCGCCGAGGTGGCAGCCGCCGTCGCTGGCTGA
- the rpsB gene encoding 30S ribosomal protein S2 yields MAAPTVTMQQLIEAGAHFGHQTHRWNPRMKPYIFGARNGVHIIDLSQTVPLFARALDFVESTVRAGGKVLFVGTKRQAQEPIAQAAKASGQHFVNHRWLGGMLTNWKTISQSIKRLKTLEEQLSGDTSGFTKKEVLQLTRERDKLELSLGGIRDMGGIPDVMFVIDANKEDLAIKEAAVLGIPVIAVLDTNVDPTGIAFPVPGNDDAARAVRLYCDAVSAAATSGRGGAVADSGEDVGAMEQPPAEVDA; encoded by the coding sequence ATGGCGGCTCCCACCGTCACCATGCAGCAATTGATCGAGGCCGGCGCACACTTCGGCCACCAGACGCACCGCTGGAACCCGCGTATGAAGCCGTACATCTTCGGCGCGCGCAACGGTGTTCACATCATCGACCTGTCGCAGACCGTGCCGCTGTTCGCGCGCGCGCTCGACTTCGTCGAATCGACTGTCCGCGCTGGCGGCAAGGTCCTGTTCGTCGGCACCAAGCGCCAGGCGCAGGAGCCGATCGCACAGGCGGCAAAGGCTTCAGGCCAGCACTTCGTCAACCACCGGTGGCTGGGCGGCATGCTCACCAACTGGAAGACGATTTCGCAGTCGATCAAGCGCCTCAAGACGCTTGAAGAGCAGCTCTCGGGCGACACCTCGGGCTTCACCAAGAAGGAAGTTCTGCAGCTCACCCGCGAACGCGACAAGCTCGAGCTTTCGCTCGGCGGCATCCGCGACATGGGCGGTATTCCGGACGTGATGTTCGTGATCGACGCCAACAAGGAAGACCTCGCGATCAAGGAAGCGGCCGTGCTCGGCATTCCGGTGATCGCGGTGCTCGACACCAATGTCGATCCGACCGGCATCGCTTTTCCGGTTCCGGGCAATGACGACGCGGCCCGTGCCGTGCGCCTCTATTGTGATGCTGTCAGCGCGGCTGCGACTTCCGGTCGTGGCGGTGCGGTGGCCGATTCGGGTGAAGATGTCGGCGCGATGGAACAGCCGCCGGCCGAAGTCGACGCCTGA
- the pssA gene encoding CDP-diacylglycerol--serine O-phosphatidyltransferase translates to MDEPDLPRVGPKAAEDEVPSGKSTRGLTLRAMLPNAITAAALCSGLTGIRFAVSGEWNFAVIAIILAGVLDGIDGRIARLLKAQSRFGAELDSLADNVSFGVAPALILFMWALQDLPRVGWFASLAFAVCMALRLARFNARIDMDDQPHKSAGFLTGVPAPVGAGLAFLPVYLWLETGIDAFRTPLYLGIWVAVIAFLLISNIATLSWSSIRPRRNIRLEFLALFGILFGGGLLLEPWWTLIAICVVYLALVPVGLVRYGRIKRQRRAAAAVPGDA, encoded by the coding sequence ATGGATGAACCCGACCTTCCGCGAGTGGGCCCCAAGGCCGCGGAAGACGAGGTTCCATCGGGCAAGAGCACGCGGGGGCTGACGCTCCGCGCCATGTTGCCGAACGCCATCACCGCAGCAGCGCTTTGCTCGGGACTGACCGGCATTCGGTTTGCGGTGAGCGGCGAATGGAATTTCGCTGTCATCGCCATCATCCTCGCAGGGGTCCTCGACGGCATCGACGGCAGGATCGCGCGCCTGCTCAAAGCCCAATCGCGCTTCGGCGCAGAGCTCGACAGCCTCGCCGACAACGTCTCGTTCGGTGTGGCCCCGGCCTTGATTCTCTTCATGTGGGCCTTGCAGGACCTTCCGCGCGTCGGCTGGTTCGCCTCGCTCGCATTCGCGGTGTGCATGGCCCTGCGACTGGCGCGCTTCAACGCGCGGATCGACATGGACGATCAGCCGCACAAGTCGGCCGGTTTCCTGACGGGCGTACCTGCTCCGGTCGGCGCGGGTCTCGCCTTCCTGCCAGTCTACCTGTGGCTGGAAACGGGAATCGATGCGTTTCGTACGCCGCTGTATCTTGGCATCTGGGTCGCGGTGATCGCGTTCCTGCTGATCTCCAACATTGCGACGCTGAGCTGGTCGTCGATCAGGCCTCGGCGCAACATTCGCCTCGAGTTCCTGGCGCTGTTCGGGATCCTGTTCGGGGGCGGGCTGCTACTCGAACCGTGGTGGACGCTGATTGCGATTTGCGTCGTCTATCTCGCACTCGTGCCGGTTGGCCTGGTACGATATGGCCGCATCAAGCGGCAACGGCGCGCGGCAGCCGCGGTACCGGGCGACGCATAG
- a CDS encoding phosphatidylserine decarboxylase: MAGEVLDNKGRGDVSWSWPPIHPEGRKFGLITAAIALVTAFFAWETIAWPMAFLTLGVLAFFRDPERVVPQADDVIVSPADGLVSLITEVDPPVELQIDDGSGSKGLPAGKVTRVSIFMSVFDVHINRAPIGGTVQRVVYIPGRFMNADLDKASEENERQHILIERQDGLAIGFTQIAGLVARRIVPFVKPGDIVAVGQRVGLIRFGSRVDVYLPAGTDPKVLLGQKVIAGETVLAELGSQKLIEGIAQ, encoded by the coding sequence ATGGCAGGTGAAGTTTTGGACAACAAGGGTCGTGGCGATGTCAGCTGGAGCTGGCCGCCGATCCATCCCGAAGGTCGCAAGTTCGGGCTGATCACAGCCGCGATTGCGCTGGTTACGGCATTTTTTGCGTGGGAGACCATTGCGTGGCCGATGGCGTTCCTGACGCTCGGCGTGCTGGCCTTCTTCCGCGATCCCGAACGCGTCGTGCCGCAGGCGGACGACGTGATCGTATCGCCCGCTGACGGGCTGGTCTCGCTCATCACCGAAGTCGACCCGCCGGTCGAGCTGCAGATCGACGACGGATCGGGATCCAAGGGCCTGCCAGCGGGCAAGGTTACGCGCGTTTCGATCTTCATGAGTGTGTTCGACGTACACATCAATCGCGCGCCGATCGGCGGTACGGTCCAGCGGGTGGTCTACATCCCCGGGCGGTTCATGAATGCCGATCTCGACAAGGCGAGCGAGGAGAACGAGCGGCAGCACATTCTGATCGAACGACAGGATGGTCTCGCCATCGGATTTACCCAGATCGCCGGGCTCGTTGCGCGCCGGATCGTGCCCTTCGTCAAGCCGGGTGACATCGTCGCCGTCGGGCAAAGGGTTGGGTTGATCCGCTTTGGCAGCAGAGTCGATGTCTACTTGCCTGCCGGGACCGATCCCAAGGTGCTGCTGGGCCAGAAGGTGATCGCGGGCGAAACCGTGCTGGCCGAGCTTGGTTCGCAAAAGCTGATCGAAGGCATCGCGCAGTGA